The Cellulosimicrobium cellulans genome contains the following window.
AGGACGACCAGACCCAGCACCAGGACCGGCGCGATCGACAGCCCGATGTTGAGCAGCATGGGCCGGTACAGACGCGTGCGGTACAGCGGGGCGCGCAGCACCACGAGGGCGAGCGCGTACACGTTGAGCAGGGCCACGCCCCCGAAGAGCCAGTCGAGCACGCCCCCACGGTACGGGTGGTTCGCCGCGCGGGGCGCGGCGAGCGTCGTTAGCGTGGAGTCGCTCGACGCAACGACCTCCCCGTGCCCGCCGGCGGGCACCTCCCACCAGGAGTCGCCATGGCGCAGCAGGACGCGAGCGGGGCCGCCGCCCCCGCCCCGACGACGACGTCTCCGTCCCCCTCCCCGACCCTCATGCTCGTCCTCGCGACGATCGGGTTCGCCGTGAACTTCTGGGCGTGGGCGCTCATCAGCCCGCTGGGCGCGGCGTACGGGCAGCTCTACCACCTCACCGACGTCCAGGTGTCCGTCCTCGTCGCCGTGCCGGTCGTCGTCGGGTCCCTCGGGCGCATCCCCGTGGGCGCGCTCACCGACCGCTACGGCGCGCGCGTCATGTTCCCCCTGGTCAGCGCGCTGACCATCCTTCCGGTCCTCTTCGTCGGGCTCGTCGCGGACAGCTTCGTCGCGCTGCTCGTCGGCGGCTTCTTCCTCGGCCTCGGCGGGACCGCGTTCGCCGTCGGGGTGCCGTTCGTCAACGCCTGGTACCCGCCCGCCCGCCGCGGCACCGCCGTCGGGATCTTCGGCATGGGCATGGGCGGCACCGCGATCTCCGCGTTCACCACGGTGCGCATCCGCGACGCGTGGGGCGACGCCGCGCCGTTCCTCCTCGTCGCCGCCGTCCTCGCCGTGTTCGCCGTCGTGTCGTGGCTCCTGCTGCGCGTCCCGCCCGGCCGCGCGACCGCCCCCGCCGGGGGGTTCTGGTCCCGCACCTGGGCGACGTTCCGCCTCCCCGCCACCCTCCAGCTCTCCTGGCTGTACGCCGTCGGGTTCGGCGGGTTCGTCGCGTTCTCCGTCTACCTGCCCACGTTCCTCGTCAACGCCTACGACCTCACTGCCTCCGACGCCGCCGCCCGGACCGCCGGGTTCGTGGTCCTCGCGGTCCTCATGCGGCCCGTCGGCGGCGCCCTCTCCGACCGGTTCGGCGGGGTCCCCGTCTCGGTGGTGTGCTTCGCCGTCGTGACGGTGCTCGCCGCGGTCGTCGCGTTCCAGCCGTCGCTCGTGCCGGTGGGGACCGTCGCGTTCCTCGGCCTCGCCGCCGCGCTCGGCGCGTCGTCGGGCGCGACGTTCGCGCTCGTCTCGAAGGTCGCGCCGGTCGAGAAGGTCGGCGCCGTCACCGGCCTCGTCGGCGCGGCGGGCGGCCTCGGCGGCTTCATCCCGCCGCTGCTCATGGGCGTCGTCTACCAGCTCAACGGCACCTACGGCCTCGGCTTCGCGCTCCTCGCCCTGACCGCCCTCGTCACCCTGCTGTTCACCCTGGGCCCCGTCCGTCGCGGCGTCCAGGCCCGCGCCGCCGCCTCGACCTGAGCCGCCGGCCCTGGAAGGAGAACCCCCGGTCGCGCGGGGTAGAACCCTGCTTCCCGCCCAGCCGTCACACGGTGGTCCCGGACCGGCGGGCGACGAGGCGCGGGAGGACGAACCAGAGGCCGACGAGCAGGACGAGCGCGCAGCCGCTCGACCACAGGGCCGCCGCGCGGTTCACGACGACGTCGACGACGAGCAGGACCGTCCCGGTGACGACGAACGCGAGGACGAGCACGCCGACCCGGGCGATGCGGTCGCTCAGGGTGACGAGCGCCGTCTTGCGGTGCTTGCGGAACAGCGCGCGGTGCAGGCTCACGGGCGTGACGAAGAGGCCGGTGGACAGGACGGCGAGCGCCACCAGGGTGAGGTAGACGCCGGTCTGGAACGTGTCGAGGTCGCCGAAGCGCTGCTGGAACGGCAGCGTGAGCAGGAACCCCGTGAGGATCTGCACGCCCATCTGCATGACGCGCAGCTCCTGGAGCAGCTCGGCCCAGTTCCGGTCCGACCGTTCGTCGGCCGACTCGTCACGCCCGTCGCTGACCTGCGGGGTCATGAGTCCTCCCTGTCGTCGCCGCTGGGATAATCTTCCTCCTGCTGGGGTCAGGAATCGGCTCCGTCCTGATCGATCTCCGGGGACCCCCATCGATGGACGCTGCCCTGCCCTCCGACGTCGCGGAACCCGACGACGTCGTCCCTCCGGCTCTCGCCGACCTTCTCGCCGCGCTCGGCCCGGGTGACCCCCAGCCGGTCGGACGCTTCCGCGTCGACGTCGCCACGGACACGTGGTGGTGGTCGGACGAGGTGTACGAGATGCACGGCTTCGCGCCCGGCGAGGTCGTCCCGACGACGGCCCTCGTCCTGTCCCACAAGCACCCCGAGGACCGTGAGCGCGTCGCGAGCGAGCTCGCGCAGGCGGCGCGCACCGGCGAGCCGTTCGGGTCCATGCACCGCATCGTGGACGCGACGGGGCGGACTCGCACGCTCGCCGTCGCCGCGCAGGGTCGCCGCCTCGACGGCGGGGTCACGTGGTCGGCCGTCGTCGGGTACTTCGTCGACCTGACGACCGCGCACCAGGAGGCGGCGCGTCGGGAGGCGACGGCGTCGATCCGCGCGGCGGACGCGTCCCGCTCGGTCATCGAGCAGGCGAAGGGCGTCCTCATGACGACGCTCGCGATCGGGCCGGACGACGCGTTCGAGGTGCTGCGCCGCCGCTCGAACGACGCGAACGTACCGGTGCGCGAGCTCGCCCGGCGGCTCGTCGCGGGTGTCGTCGACGGCGCGGCCACCGGGCACGGAGCCGCGGACGAGGCGACTCGGCGCCGCGTCGACCGGCTCCTCGGCGACGTGGACGACGCCCGGCCCCGGTCACCTCTCGGTTGACCGGGCCGGCCCGTCCGACGCCGGGCCGGGCGCGAACCGTCGGCGCCGGGACGCGAGCGACCCGCCTCAGTCCGTCCCGACCCCGGGGATGCGCCTCGTCTCGACGATCTGGCGCGCGATGTCGACGAGCCGGATGTTCGCGTCCTGGGACACCCGGCTCATCACCGCGAACGCGCGCCCGGCCGTGAGCGAGTAGCGCTCCATGATGATGCCCTGCGCCTGCCCGATGAGGGTGCGCGTCTGGACGGCGGACTGGAGCTGCTCCTCGGTCCGCGCGGCCGAGATCGCGGCCGCCGCGACGGCGGCGAACGTGGACGCGAGGTGGTGGTCGTCGGCTCCGAACGCGTCGGGCGACGTCGAGTACATGTTGAGCGCGCCGTGCGCGTTCTCCGACGTGTAGAGCTGCACGCACAGCATCGACCGGACCCCGAGCTCGCGCGCGACGGTCGGCGCCCACAGCGGCCACCGCGCGTCGGTCTCGATGTCGCCCGACTCGACGAGCGCGTGGTCGTGCACCGCGTCCAGGCAGGGTCCCTCGCGGAGCTCGTACTGGAGCGCGTCGCCGCGCGCGACGAGAGGGTCCGACACGGCGGGGCTCTCGATGCGCCCCCGCGTGACGAGCGAGATGCCCGCGGACTCGCACCCGTCCACCATCGAGACGGCGAGCTCGACGACGCGGTCGAGCGTCTGCTGGAGGGTCGGCTCGTCGGCCAGGGCCCGCGCGGCGTCGGCCACGAGCCCGGCGACGCTCTGCTCGTCGGCGCCGCCCACGATCTCCGGGACGCCGGCGACCGTCTCCGCCTGCGGGGTGGGAACGGTGGCACCGGGGCCCGCGGGCATTCCGACCGTGCCCTGCTCGACGCTCTGCTCGATGCTCGTCATCCCGGCCTCCCTCACGGCTCCCGGCCCCAGCGTAGTTCGCGCACGAGGCGACCGGTATCCGGCGAGGCGGGCCGCGACGCAGTGCGCGGCCCGCCTCGCCGGTCGTGCCGGAGGCCCCGCCCGGGCAGGGAGCCCGGGCGGGTCGGGGGCGGTGGCCGTCTCGCCCGCACAGGGCGTGGCGGCTGGTGTCCCACGGGCACCGTCGCTCTCGCGACGGACCCGCCCCCGGGCGGGCGCGAACGCCCGCCCTCCGACCCTCCCGGGCGGGTCGCGGCCCTCGGCCGATCCGTCCGTGGCCCGCGCGGGGAGGTCTCTTCAGGCCCTAGAACACGGGCTTGCCTCCCGTCACCCCGAGGACGGTGCCGGAGACGTAGCTCGCGTCCGTCGGCGAGGCGAGGAAGACGAACGCCGGCGCGACCTCCGCGGGCTGCCCGGCCCGCCCCAGCGGCGTGTCCTGACCGAACTTCTCGATCTTCTCCTCCGGCTGGGTGGCCGGCTGGAGCGGGGTCCAGATGGGACCCGGCGCGACCGCGTTGACCCGGATGCCCCGCGGCCCGAGCTCGGCGGCGAGGTTCACCGTGAGGTTGTTGATCGCGGCCTTGGTCGACGCGTAGTCGAGCAGCGACGTCGAGGGCTGGTAGGCCTGGATGGACGAGTTGTTGACGATCGCCGACCCCTCCCCCAGGTGCTCGAGCGCCGACTGGGTGATCCAGAGCAGCGCGTAGAGGTTCGTCTTGAGGACGCGGTCGATCTCCTCGGTCGTGACGTCCTCGATCGACTCGCGCCGCGCCATCTGGAACCCGGCGTTGTTGACGAGGACGTCGAGCCCGCCGAGCTCCTCGACGGCGCGCCAGGGCAGGCCGCGGGCGGTCGCCTCGTCGGTCAGGTCGCCGGGCAGGAGCGCGCACGTGCGGCCTGCCTCGCGAACCCAGCGCGCGGTCTCCTCGGCGTCCTCCTGCTCCTCGGGCAGGTAACCGATGGCGACGTCCGCGCCCTCGCGCGCGTAGGCGATCGCGACGGCGCGGCCGATGCCCGAGTCGCCGCCGGTCACGAGCGCGCGCAGGCCCTCGAGCCGCCCGCTCCCCCGGTAGGACTCCTCGCCGTGGTCGGGCGCCGGGTCCATCGGCCTCGTGAGGCCGGGCGGATCCTGCTGCTGGGCCGGGAAGGCGGTCTCGTCCGTCATGTCGTGCCTCCGTACCGTCGAGGTGGGGTCCTTCTGCTCACGAGCGTGCGGGCTCGCGACGTCGGGCGAGCTGGGCGTCGTGCGCGCGGGGCCGGGCAACCGGGCGCACGGCGGCGAGCGCCCCCGCGACCGTCGCCTCGGCCGTCGGGCCCACCCCGCCGGCCTTGCTCAGCGCGCGCATGACCTGCGTAGCGGTCTCCTGGACCGGGACGCCGGCCTCGCCCGCGGCCTCGGCGAGGAGCTGGCCGGCCGCGACGTCGCCGACGCCGTGCACGGCCATGAGCACGCCCTTGACCTGCTCGACCGCGGCCTGGCTGACGAACGCGCGCGTCACGGCGCGCTGCGACTCACGCTCGAGCGCTTCCTTGTGGGTCGGGCTGACGTCGACGACGTACCCGGCGATCTCGACGACGCGGCCCCGGGCGTCCCGGCGCCCCTGCCCCGTCACGACGACGGACCGGGCCTTGCCGTGCCCGTCGACGATGCGGTGGGCGCAGGAGAACGGTCGGCCGGAGCGGATCGCCTCCGTCGCGGCGCGGACGACGCGGGCGCGGTCGTCGGGGTGCTTGCGCGAGCGCAGGGCGTCCAGGCTCGGCTCGACGTCGCCCGGCGTCCAGCCGTGCATGGTGTACACCTCGTCCGACCACCACCAGGACCCGGAGCCCAGCTCGACGCGGTACTGACCCACGAGGAGGTGCGTGCCGACGGCGAGCACCTCGGCGAGGGCTGCGGGTCGTACGGGCGCGGTCTGCTCCGGGCTGGGGGTGGTGGTCGCGGAGATCGAGGCCATGGTTGTCCTCCCAAGTTTCGGGGGGCTGCGGGCCGCTTCATGACTCCGGTCCCCAACCTAGCCCACCCACCGGCGGACGGCACCCGGGCTCGGCTACGGTGCGGGGCATGACCCGCGAGCCGCGCCGGACGATCGCCCAGCACGCCGACGACGCGCTCGCGCTCGTCCGCCCGACGCCGTCGACGGACGTCCCGCTCGAGGACGCGGTCGGGGCGGTCCTCGCCGCCGACGTCGTCTCGACGCTCGACGCGCCCGCGTTCGACGCGTCCGCGATGGACGGGTACGCGGTGCGGTCGGCCGACGTGGCCGGGGCCACGACCGGCTCGCCCGTCGCGCTGCGCGTGGTCGGCGACGTCGCGGCCGGGGCGCCGGGGCTCGACGCCCTCCTCGGGGCCGGCGAGGCGGTCCGGATCATGACCGGGGCACCGGTGCCCCGCGGCGCCGACGTCGTGGTCCCGGTCGAGCGCACGTCGACCGGGCGGTTCACGCCCGGGGCACCGGGAAGCGGCCCCGCGACCGTCGAGGTCCACGACGCGTCGCGCAGCAACGTGCGGGCGCGGGGAGAGGACGTGCGCCGCGGCGACGTGGTCGTCGGGGCGGGGGCCGTGCTGACGGCGCGGCACGTCTCGGTCGCGGCGTCCGCGGGGCACGCGACCGTGCGGGTGCACCGCGCGCCGCGCGTCGCCGTGCTCTCCACGGGGAGCGAGCTCGTCGCGCCGGGGACCGCGCCGGGCCCGGGTCGGATCCCCGACTCCAACTCGGTCCTGCTCGCCGCGTCGGCGCGCGCGGCCGGGGCGCGCGTCGTGCGGCGGGGCGCGGTCGGCGACACGGCCGCCGCGCTCGTCGCGGCCCTCGACGACCTGCTGGGCGCGTTCGACGGCGCCCCGCCCGACCTCCTCGTCAGCACGGGCGGCGTGAGCGCGGGCGCGTTCGACGTCGTGCGCGAGGTCCTGGACCCCGGGACCCGGCGCGGGACGCCCTGGGCGGGCGCGGTCGACGACGCGCGGCTCGTCGCCGTCGGGATGCAGCCCGGCAAGCCGCAGGGCCTCGCGCGGTGGCGCGGCGTCCCGTGGCTGGCGCTGCCCGGCAACCCGGTGAGCGCGTTCGTGTCGTTCGAGCTGTTCGTGCGTCCGGTGCTGGACCGCCTGCGCGGCGTCCCCGGGTCGGGGCGCGCCCTCGTCGCGCGCGTCGCCGCCGAGGGCTGGTCCTCGCCGGCGGGGCGCGAGCAGCTCGTGCTCGTGCGCCACACCGAGCCCGACAGCGCGCACGTCGTCCCGGCAGGCCGGCACCGCGACCGCGGGGCGGACCCCGCGGAGGCGCGGGGGTCCGGCTCGCACCGCGTGAGCGCGCTCGCGCACGCCGACGCGCTCGCCGTCGTCGGCGCCGACATCACGTCGGTCGAGCCCGGCGACGCCGTCCGGGTCCTGCTCCTGGACTGACCGCCGGGGTCACTTCTGCGCGGGCGGCGGGTGGCCCTCCGACGCCTGCACGACGACGATCCCCTGCCCCGTGAGCGCGAGCTGGTACGCCTCCCCGGACCCGCGACCGATCGCGGCGGCGAGCTTCGCCGTCTTGCGGATCGACGACTGCAGCGACGTGGACCACAGGACGGCGGCCTGCATGTCGACGTATGTCGGGACGTCGACGTCGAGCACGACGGGCGTGCCGAAGGCCGTCACGGCGAGCGCGCCGGTGCCGGTGAACGTCGTGTTGAACAGGCCGCCGCTGAGCATCGAGGCGCCCTCGACGCGGTTGATGTCCCAGGTCAGCGAGCTCTCGAACGCCAGCACGTTCGCGCCGTTGACCGTCACGCCCTCGTCCTCCAGGTGGAGCACGAACACCTGGTCCGCCTCCTGCGCGAGGAAGACGTCGCCGGTCCCGGACACCTTCATGAGCGACATGCCCTCGCCCGTGAAGGCCTTCTTGAACATCTTGCCGAGGCCGCCGCTGCCCTCGTACGCGAAGTCGACGTCGCCCTGGTAGGCGACCATCGAGCCCTGCTTGGCGAAGAAGAACCCGCCCGTGCCGCGGAGGTCCACCTTGAGCATGCGGTCGTTCTGGAGCTGGAAGGAGCCGGGCTCGACGGAGCGCTCGGCATGGTCGAGGAGTGAGCTGCGCATGCACCGATCCTCGCGGGTGGAGGCGACCGTCGCACGCGAAGGTCCTCCGGCCCGTCCGCGCGGCGGGTCGCGCGTGCGAGAGTGGCGCCATGAGCGCCACGCACGACTTCACGCACCTGGACGAGCGCGGGCACGCGCGCATGGTCGACGTCACCGCCAAGCAACCCACCGTCCGCTCCGCGACGGCGACCGGCGTCGTGCGGTGCTCGCCGGAGATCGTCGCGGCGCTGCGCGACGGCACCATCCCCAAGGGCGACGTGCTCGCCGTCGCGCGCATCGCGGGCATCGCGGGCGCCAAGCGGACCGCCGAGCTGCTGCCGCTCGCGCACGTCATCGGGGTGCACGGCGCGGTCGTCGACCTCGTCGTGGGCGACCACGGCGTCGACGTCACCGCGACCGTGCGCACCGCCGACCGCACGGGCGTCGAGATGGAGGCGCTGACCGCCGTGGCGGTCGCGGGGCTCGCGGTCGTCGACATGGTCAAGGGCCTCGACAAGTCCGTCGAGCTCACGGACGTGCGCCTCGTCGCCAAGACCGGGGGCAAGTCCGGCGACTGGCACCGCGAGCCGTGACGGAGACCCGCCCGGCGTTCGTCTTCGACGCCGTCGTGCTGGCCGGGGGCCGTGCCGAGCGCCTCGGGACGCCCAAGCCGGGCGTCGTCGTCGGGGGCCGACCGCTGCTGGAGCACGCGCTCGCGGCGACCGCCGGCGCGGGGCGGACGGTCGTCGTCGGGCCGGACGAGCTCGCCGACCCCGGCCGCTACTCCCTGACGCGCGAGGACCCGCCGTTCGGCGGTCCCGTCGCCGGCATCGCAGCCGGGCTGGGCGCTCTGCCCGGGCCCGACGACGGCGGCGCGCCCTGGGTGCTCGTCCTCGCGTGCGACGTCCCCCGGGCCGCGGAGGCGGTGCCCGCGCTGCTCGCCGCCGCGCGCCACCGGACCCACGAGGTGGCCGTGCACGGCGTGCGCGACGGGCGCGACCAGTGGCTCGTGGGGCTCTACGAGCGCGCGGCGCTCCAGGGCGCGCTCGGCGCTCTGCCCGCGGTGCACGGCGCGTCGGTGCGCCGCCTGGTCGCCGGGCTGCCCGCGCTCGCCGTCCCCGACGAGGACGGCGCCACCGACGACGTCGACACGTGGGAGGATGCCCGCGAGCAGGACCGCCGCCTGGGCGCGGGTGCGGCACCGGAGCCCGACGACACCCCGGACGACAGCAGGAGGCCACGATGACGAACCTCGAGCGCTGGGTCGACGCGCTGGCGAGCGACCTCGACCTCGACCCCCAGGTGGTCGACATCGGCGCGATCCTCGACCTCGCGCGCGACGCCGCGCACGGCATCGAGCGTCCCGCCGCACCCCTCACGACGTTCGTCGCGGGCTACGTCGCCGGCCTCGCCGCGCACGACGGGTCGGGCCGCACCGTGCAGGACGTCCTCGACCGCGCCGGCGCGCTCGCGCTCGCGTGGACACCGGAGCCCGAGCTGCCCGGCACCGCGGCACAGGCCGAGACGCAGGACTGAGAGATGGCGACCGTCCGCTACTTCGCCGGGGCGCGCGAGGCCGCCGGCACCGAGACGGAGAGCGTCGACGCGACGACGGTCGGCGAGCTGCACGCCGCGCTCGTCGCGCGGCACGCCGCCCTGGCGGACGTGCTCCCCCGCTGCTCGCTCCTCGTGGGCGGCGTGCGCGCGTCGAGCGACGACACCCCGGTCGGCGCGGACCAGACGGTCGACGTGCTGCCGCCCTTCGCGGGGGGCTGACGCCCGCTCGTCAGTGGTCGCCGCCGTCGAGCTGCGCGAGCACGTGCGGCAGGAGCGGTTCGAGGACCACCCATCCGTCCCGCACGCCGCCCGTCGAGCCGGGCAGGTTCACGACGAGCACCCGGCCCTGCGGTCCTGACGCGATCCCCGCGAGGCCCCGCGACAGCACGGCCGCCGGGACGTGCGCGGCGCCGCGCCGGCGCAGCTCCTCGGCTATCCCGGGAACCTCCTGCTCCACGATCTCGCGCGTCCCCTCGGGCGTGAGGTCGCGCGGGCCGACGCCGGTCCCTCCGGTCGTGAGCACGACGCGCACTCCCCCGGCCACGGCGCGGGCGACGGCGTCGCGCACGGAGGCGACGCCGTCGGGCACGAGGTCCGTCACGACCGCCCACCCCGCGGCCCCGAGGAACCCCGCGAGGAGCGGGCCCGAGCGGTCCTCCGCCGCGCCGCGCGCGCAGCGGTCGGACACGGTGACGACGGCGACGGTCGCGTCCGCGGCCCGTCCGGTGGGTGCGCTCATGGCGCCACGGTAGCGACCCGCGTGGCCGGGTCGGGCGCGGCGTCGGACGGGGCGTCGGACGGGGGCGCGCTCGGCGCGCGCGATCCGCCCGTTCTGGGCATAGTGGCTGTGGACCGACCCCCGCCGTCCCTGCTCGCCCCAGGAGGCCCGCATGTCGTACGTGTCCGTGCCGTCAGCGTCGCCGGTGCGCGGACCCTCGCGGCCGCTCCGTGCCCGGCCCTCCACGGCCACCGGCGGCAGGAGCGCGGCATGACGACGACGTCGGACGGTCCCGTCGAGGACGCGCTGCTGCGGCTCGGCAAGCACCTGCGGCGCGGGAAGGTGTCGGACGACCTGCGGCAGGTGTTCCTGACCGGCGGGCGCCAGGGCGACGTGTTCTACCGCGACCGCTGGTCGCACGACAAGGTCGTGCGCTCCACCCACGGCGTGAACTGCACCGGGTCCTGCTCCTGGAAGGTCTACGTCAAGGACGGCATCATCACCTGGGAGACCCAGCAGACCGACTACCCCTCCGTCGGCCCCGACT
Protein-coding sequences here:
- a CDS encoding MFS transporter, whose protein sequence is MAQQDASGAAAPAPTTTSPSPSPTLMLVLATIGFAVNFWAWALISPLGAAYGQLYHLTDVQVSVLVAVPVVVGSLGRIPVGALTDRYGARVMFPLVSALTILPVLFVGLVADSFVALLVGGFFLGLGGTAFAVGVPFVNAWYPPARRGTAVGIFGMGMGGTAISAFTTVRIRDAWGDAAPFLLVAAVLAVFAVVSWLLLRVPPGRATAPAGGFWSRTWATFRLPATLQLSWLYAVGFGGFVAFSVYLPTFLVNAYDLTASDAAARTAGFVVLAVLMRPVGGALSDRFGGVPVSVVCFAVVTVLAAVVAFQPSLVPVGTVAFLGLAAALGASSGATFALVSKVAPVEKVGAVTGLVGAAGGLGGFIPPLLMGVVYQLNGTYGLGFALLALTALVTLLFTLGPVRRGVQARAAAST
- a CDS encoding DUF6328 family protein: MTPQVSDGRDESADERSDRNWAELLQELRVMQMGVQILTGFLLTLPFQQRFGDLDTFQTGVYLTLVALAVLSTGLFVTPVSLHRALFRKHRKTALVTLSDRIARVGVLVLAFVVTGTVLLVVDVVVNRAAALWSSGCALVLLVGLWFVLPRLVARRSGTTV
- a CDS encoding PAS and ANTAR domain-containing protein, which gives rise to MDAALPSDVAEPDDVVPPALADLLAALGPGDPQPVGRFRVDVATDTWWWSDEVYEMHGFAPGEVVPTTALVLSHKHPEDRERVASELAQAARTGEPFGSMHRIVDATGRTRTLAVAAQGRRLDGGVTWSAVVGYFVDLTTAHQEAARREATASIRAADASRSVIEQAKGVLMTTLAIGPDDAFEVLRRRSNDANVPVRELARRLVAGVVDGAATGHGAADEATRRRVDRLLGDVDDARPRSPLG
- a CDS encoding GAF and ANTAR domain-containing protein, whose protein sequence is MTSIEQSVEQGTVGMPAGPGATVPTPQAETVAGVPEIVGGADEQSVAGLVADAARALADEPTLQQTLDRVVELAVSMVDGCESAGISLVTRGRIESPAVSDPLVARGDALQYELREGPCLDAVHDHALVESGDIETDARWPLWAPTVARELGVRSMLCVQLYTSENAHGALNMYSTSPDAFGADDHHLASTFAAVAAAAISAARTEEQLQSAVQTRTLIGQAQGIIMERYSLTAGRAFAVMSRVSQDANIRLVDIARQIVETRRIPGVGTD
- a CDS encoding SDR family oxidoreductase, with product MTDETAFPAQQQDPPGLTRPMDPAPDHGEESYRGSGRLEGLRALVTGGDSGIGRAVAIAYAREGADVAIGYLPEEQEDAEETARWVREAGRTCALLPGDLTDEATARGLPWRAVEELGGLDVLVNNAGFQMARRESIEDVTTEEIDRVLKTNLYALLWITQSALEHLGEGSAIVNNSSIQAYQPSTSLLDYASTKAAINNLTVNLAAELGPRGIRVNAVAPGPIWTPLQPATQPEEKIEKFGQDTPLGRAGQPAEVAPAFVFLASPTDASYVSGTVLGVTGGKPVF
- a CDS encoding PAS and ANTAR domain-containing protein — protein: MASISATTTPSPEQTAPVRPAALAEVLAVGTHLLVGQYRVELGSGSWWWSDEVYTMHGWTPGDVEPSLDALRSRKHPDDRARVVRAATEAIRSGRPFSCAHRIVDGHGKARSVVVTGQGRRDARGRVVEIAGYVVDVSPTHKEALERESQRAVTRAFVSQAAVEQVKGVLMAVHGVGDVAAGQLLAEAAGEAGVPVQETATQVMRALSKAGGVGPTAEATVAGALAAVRPVARPRAHDAQLARRREPARS
- a CDS encoding molybdopterin molybdotransferase MoeA; protein product: MTREPRRTIAQHADDALALVRPTPSTDVPLEDAVGAVLAADVVSTLDAPAFDASAMDGYAVRSADVAGATTGSPVALRVVGDVAAGAPGLDALLGAGEAVRIMTGAPVPRGADVVVPVERTSTGRFTPGAPGSGPATVEVHDASRSNVRARGEDVRRGDVVVGAGAVLTARHVSVAASAGHATVRVHRAPRVAVLSTGSELVAPGTAPGPGRIPDSNSVLLAASARAAGARVVRRGAVGDTAAALVAALDDLLGAFDGAPPDLLVSTGGVSAGAFDVVREVLDPGTRRGTPWAGAVDDARLVAVGMQPGKPQGLARWRGVPWLALPGNPVSAFVSFELFVRPVLDRLRGVPGSGRALVARVAAEGWSSPAGREQLVLVRHTEPDSAHVVPAGRHRDRGADPAEARGSGSHRVSALAHADALAVVGADITSVEPGDAVRVLLLD
- a CDS encoding AIM24 family protein; this encodes MRSSLLDHAERSVEPGSFQLQNDRMLKVDLRGTGGFFFAKQGSMVAYQGDVDFAYEGSGGLGKMFKKAFTGEGMSLMKVSGTGDVFLAQEADQVFVLHLEDEGVTVNGANVLAFESSLTWDINRVEGASMLSGGLFNTTFTGTGALAVTAFGTPVVLDVDVPTYVDMQAAVLWSTSLQSSIRKTAKLAAAIGRGSGEAYQLALTGQGIVVVQASEGHPPPAQK
- the moaC gene encoding cyclic pyranopterin monophosphate synthase MoaC encodes the protein MSATHDFTHLDERGHARMVDVTAKQPTVRSATATGVVRCSPEIVAALRDGTIPKGDVLAVARIAGIAGAKRTAELLPLAHVIGVHGAVVDLVVGDHGVDVTATVRTADRTGVEMEALTAVAVAGLAVVDMVKGLDKSVELTDVRLVAKTGGKSGDWHREP
- the mobA gene encoding molybdenum cofactor guanylyltransferase, producing the protein MTETRPAFVFDAVVLAGGRAERLGTPKPGVVVGGRPLLEHALAATAGAGRTVVVGPDELADPGRYSLTREDPPFGGPVAGIAAGLGALPGPDDGGAPWVLVLACDVPRAAEAVPALLAAARHRTHEVAVHGVRDGRDQWLVGLYERAALQGALGALPAVHGASVRRLVAGLPALAVPDEDGATDDVDTWEDAREQDRRLGAGAAPEPDDTPDDSRRPR
- a CDS encoding DUF6457 domain-containing protein, producing MTNLERWVDALASDLDLDPQVVDIGAILDLARDAAHGIERPAAPLTTFVAGYVAGLAAHDGSGRTVQDVLDRAGALALAWTPEPELPGTAAQAETQD
- a CDS encoding MoaD/ThiS family protein, giving the protein MATVRYFAGAREAAGTETESVDATTVGELHAALVARHAALADVLPRCSLLVGGVRASSDDTPVGADQTVDVLPPFAGG
- a CDS encoding MogA/MoaB family molybdenum cofactor biosynthesis protein encodes the protein MSAPTGRAADATVAVVTVSDRCARGAAEDRSGPLLAGFLGAAGWAVVTDLVPDGVASVRDAVARAVAGGVRVVLTTGGTGVGPRDLTPEGTREIVEQEVPGIAEELRRRGAAHVPAAVLSRGLAGIASGPQGRVLVVNLPGSTGGVRDGWVVLEPLLPHVLAQLDGGDH